One genomic segment of Erythrolamprus reginae isolate rEryReg1 chromosome 2, rEryReg1.hap1, whole genome shotgun sequence includes these proteins:
- the WARS2 gene encoding tryptophan--tRNA ligase, mitochondrial, protein MAAPSSALRTLQLVQNKGLKRIFSGIQPTGIPHLGNYFGVITSWVKLQEECSSVLYSIVDLHSLTIPREPAVLRGSILDITAVLLACGINPQRCFLFQQSQVPEHAQLSWVLGCLIGIPRLEHFPQWKLKKASQTSGGTVGLFTYPVLQAADILLYKSTHVPVGEDQILHLELTQDTARHFNKKYGEFFPVPKALLTSSKKVKSLRDPTSKMSKSDPHKLATVCITDSPEEIKLKFRKAVTDFTSEVTYDPEHRLGVSNLVAIHSAATGLSTEEVVQQNIGLDTAHYKAVVAEAVIEKLAPVRNEFKRLKEDRSYLEEVLSSGAEKARELAAPVYWDVKRLVGLN, encoded by the exons AATAAAGGTCTGAAAAGAATTTTCTCAGGGATTCAGCCAACCGGGATTCCTCACCTAGGGAATTATTTTGGTGTCATCACAAGCTGGGTGAAGCTGCAAGAAGAATGTAGTTCTGTGTTATACAGCATTGTGGACCTCCACTCCCTCACCATACCGAGAGAGCCGGCTGTTTTACGTGGCAGCATCCTAGACATCACTGCTGTTCTCCTGGCCTGCGGCATAAATCCACAAAGATGCTTCCTTTTCCAGCAGTCCCAG GTGCCTGAACATGCTCAGCTTAGCTGGGTGTTAGGGTGTTTGATAGGCATCCCTCGTCTGGAACATTTTCCCCAATGGAAG CTTAAGAAGGCCAGTCAGACCAGTGGAGGAACAGTTGGGCTCTTCACCTATCCTGTCCTTCAAGCGGCAGATATTCTTCTCTACAA GTCAACACATGTTCCTGTTGGAGAAGATCAAATCCTCCACTTGGAGCTCACTCAAGATACAGCCCGCCACTTCAATAAGAAGTATGGGGAGTTCTTTCCAGTACCCAAGGCCCTTTTAA CCTCATCAAAAAAAGTGAAGTCCCTCAGAGATCCCACATCGAAGATGTCAAAATCAGACCCTCATAAATTAGCCACAGTGTGTATCACCGATAGTCCTGAGGAGATAAAGCTGAAATTTCGCAAGGCCGTCACAGACTTTACCTCTGAAGTGACCTATGATCCTGAACACCGCCTGGGAGTCTCCAATCTTGTGGCCATTCACTCTGCTGCAACAGGACTCAGCACAGAGGAAGTGGTACAGCAGAACATTGGCCTGGATACGGCCCATTACAAGGCAGTGGTGGCTGAAGCGGTCATCGAAAAACTTGCACCGGTTAGGAATGAGTTTAAGAGACTAAAAGAAGACAGGTCTTATCTGGAAGAGGTTCTGTCATCTGGAGCAGAAAAAGCCAGAGAACTTGCAGCCCCTGTGTATTGGGATGTTAAAAGATTGGTGGGGTTGAACTGA